From the Candidatus Saccharimonadales bacterium genome, one window contains:
- a CDS encoding acyl-CoA desaturase produces the protein MGVSMAIGLATPERAEAKLAKTPDMHVNWISSIPFLALHGLALFGVLMWWDNRKAWVLLAVSFFVRMFFLTGGYHRYFSHKSYKLNRFSQFVFAFAGTTAAQKGPLWWAAHHRNHHRFSDADGDVHSPKLGFWWSHVGWILCDKYGDTEWDRIPDLAKYPELVWVNKWNMIGPWALAIFSFLYAGLPGLFIGFFASTVLLWHGTFTINSLAHVWGRRRYATSDTSRNNWFLALFTGGEGWHNNHHHYMYSARQGFYWWEYDTTFYTLWLLAKIGIVRELRGVPREKRESDLIKPA, from the coding sequence TTGGGAGTAAGCATGGCCATCGGCCTAGCAACACCAGAACGCGCCGAGGCCAAGCTGGCCAAAACGCCCGACATGCACGTTAACTGGATCAGCTCGATCCCGTTTCTGGCCCTCCACGGACTGGCTCTGTTTGGCGTCCTGATGTGGTGGGACAACCGCAAGGCCTGGGTGCTACTAGCGGTCTCGTTCTTCGTGCGGATGTTCTTCCTGACTGGCGGCTACCACCGCTACTTCTCGCACAAGAGCTACAAGCTGAACCGATTTTCGCAGTTCGTCTTCGCCTTCGCTGGGACCACGGCTGCCCAAAAAGGTCCGCTGTGGTGGGCGGCGCATCATCGCAATCACCACCGCTTCTCTGATGCCGATGGCGACGTCCATTCGCCCAAGCTGGGCTTTTGGTGGAGCCACGTCGGTTGGATCCTGTGCGATAAATACGGCGACACCGAATGGGATCGCATCCCGGATCTAGCCAAATACCCCGAGTTGGTCTGGGTCAACAAGTGGAACATGATCGGCCCGTGGGCGCTGGCCATCTTCAGCTTCCTCTACGCCGGCCTGCCCGGGCTGTTCATCGGCTTCTTTGCTTCGACCGTGCTGCTCTGGCATGGCACCTTCACCATCAATTCGCTGGCGCACGTTTGGGGCCGGCGCCGCTACGCCACCAGCGACACCAGTCGCAACAACTGGTTCCTGGCGCTCTTTACCGGCGGCGAAGGTTGGCACAACAACCATCACCACTACATGTATTCGGCCCGGCAGGGGTTCTATTGGTGGGAGTACGACACCACTTTCTACACCCTCTGGTTGCTGGCCAAGATCGGCATTGTGCGTGAATTGCGCGGAGTTCCGCGCGAAAAGCGCGAGAGCGATCTGATCAAACCGGCCTAA
- a CDS encoding twin-arginine translocase TatA/TatE family subunit produces the protein MGRIEELIIVFLIILLLFGAKRIPQLARSIGQSINEVKKGVAEGSPKDDDQDKKSS, from the coding sequence ATGGGAAGAATCGAAGAACTGATCATTGTTTTCCTGATCATCCTTTTGCTCTTCGGTGCCAAGCGGATTCCGCAACTGGCCCGGAGCATTGGTCAATCGATCAATGAGGTCAAGAAGGGTGTCGCAGAGGGGAGCCCCAAAGACGACGATCAAGACAAAAAGTCGTCATAG
- the pyrF gene encoding orotidine-5'-phosphate decarboxylase, translated as MKFSDKLNASAKARNSLACVGLDPDHRKLPTQFKGQKLSQFIFNKAIIDATADLVLAYKPQAAFYEALGADGVAALKATCDYLRTQHPDIPIILDAKRGDIGSTNDGYIEYVFDYLGVDALTLHPYLGKESLTAFLAQDQKGLIILCRTSNPGAGEFQDLTIDGRPLYQIVAKHVVDDWSKQGDCLMVVGATYPKEMAEIRAMAPEMWFLVPGIGAQGGDLEATLNNGLRKDKAGLIISSSRGIIFASSGADFAKAARSETQKLRDDINKLRR; from the coding sequence GTGAAATTTAGCGATAAATTAAATGCCTCGGCCAAAGCTCGTAATTCTCTAGCTTGCGTCGGCTTGGATCCAGACCATCGTAAATTACCCACCCAATTCAAGGGTCAAAAACTTTCGCAATTTATCTTTAACAAAGCCATTATCGATGCCACCGCCGATTTGGTCTTGGCCTACAAACCTCAGGCCGCTTTTTATGAGGCTCTGGGCGCCGATGGTGTGGCGGCGCTAAAAGCCACCTGCGATTATTTACGTACTCAACACCCCGATATTCCCATCATTCTTGATGCCAAACGCGGCGATATCGGCTCAACCAACGACGGCTACATTGAATACGTTTTTGATTACCTGGGGGTCGATGCTTTGACGCTGCACCCATATTTGGGCAAAGAATCGCTAACGGCCTTCTTGGCTCAAGATCAAAAGGGCCTGATCATTCTTTGTCGAACCTCCAACCCCGGCGCTGGCGAATTCCAAGACTTAACCATCGATGGCCGGCCGCTCTATCAAATTGTAGCCAAACACGTCGTAGATGACTGGAGCAAACAAGGCGACTGCCTGATGGTGGTTGGCGCCACCTATCCCAAAGAAATGGCCGAGATCCGAGCCATGGCGCCGGAGATGTGGTTTCTGGTGCCCGGTATCGGCGCTCAGGGCGGTGATTTAGAGGCCACGCTCAATAATGGCTTGCGTAAAGACAAAGCCGGACTAATCATTAGTTCGTCCCGCGGCATCATCTTTGCTAGCTCGGGAGCTGATTTTGCTAAAGCCGCACGCAGTGAAACCCAGAAATTACGCGATGATATTAATAAATTGAGGAGGTAG
- the pyrB gene encoding aspartate carbamoyltransferase: MRHVLEAQQFDRRFIETLFARTAELEHLIDQKNGQQIRLLEGNMMFTIFYEPSTRTRVSFNAAAQHLGMQVVSTENAREFSSAAKGETLEDTIKTLCQYRPDVIVLRHNETGAAERAAAISSVPIINAGDGMGQHPTQALLDLYTIQKELGRSDNLHVVIGGDLAHGRTARSLAYLLAKFKANQITFLAPPGLEIGRDITDHLTKQGTKFNETSDIESALKLADVVYWTRVQKERFDSSKLAQTFVIDAKDMILLKKDAILMHPLPRVDEITPAVDSDPRAAYFRQAGNGMFIRMALLEWVLEKNHD; this comes from the coding sequence ATGCGACATGTCCTAGAAGCCCAACAATTTGATCGACGTTTTATTGAGACTCTATTTGCCCGGACTGCTGAGTTGGAGCACTTGATTGATCAAAAGAACGGCCAGCAAATTAGGTTACTCGAGGGTAATATGATGTTTACGATTTTTTACGAACCTTCGACTAGGACTAGAGTCTCATTCAACGCGGCCGCCCAACACCTGGGCATGCAAGTCGTCAGCACCGAAAACGCCCGCGAATTCTCATCAGCCGCCAAGGGTGAAACCCTCGAGGACACTATCAAAACGCTGTGCCAATATCGCCCCGATGTGATTGTGTTGCGTCACAACGAAACCGGGGCCGCTGAGCGAGCCGCTGCCATAAGCAGCGTGCCAATCATTAATGCCGGCGACGGCATGGGCCAGCACCCGACCCAGGCCCTGCTTGATCTCTACACCATCCAAAAGGAGCTGGGCCGCAGCGATAATTTGCATGTCGTTATCGGCGGCGATCTAGCTCACGGCCGCACGGCCCGGTCGCTGGCCTATCTGCTAGCCAAGTTCAAGGCCAATCAAATTACTTTTTTGGCGCCGCCTGGCTTGGAGATCGGCCGCGACATCACCGATCATTTAACAAAACAGGGCACCAAGTTTAATGAAACCAGTGATATCGAATCAGCCTTAAAGTTGGCCGATGTGGTCTACTGGACCAGAGTCCAAAAAGAACGCTTTGATAGCTCCAAACTGGCTCAAACCTTCGTGATTGATGCGAAAGATATGATCTTACTCAAAAAAGACGCCATCCTCATGCACCCCTTGCCTAGAGTTGATGAAATCACCCCGGCCGTTGATAGTGACCCCAGAGCGGCCTACTTTCGCCAGGCTGGCAATGGTATGTTTATTCGCATGGCACTTTTGGAATGGGTGTTGGAGAAAAATCATGACTGA
- a CDS encoding DUF998 domain-containing protein, whose amino-acid sequence MKQGMVKTFTDRFPFVGPIFWMVSFQYYLAQLIVAAAWTIPYSITINTISDLGNTVCGIYNGRYVCSPRHALMNVSFVTLGITMMIGAVLIYQEFRENLGGLIGFSFMGLAGLGTILVGLFPENVNATWHQLGAALPFFVGNLSMIILGLSLDIPRPLKIYTLFSGFISLTAAVLFTSHHFLSLGGGGMERIAAYPQTMWIIVFGLYISTNHLKAANQADLSANIKS is encoded by the coding sequence ATGAAGCAGGGTATGGTCAAAACATTTACCGACCGCTTTCCCTTCGTCGGCCCAATATTTTGGATGGTCAGCTTCCAGTACTATTTGGCCCAACTGATTGTGGCAGCGGCTTGGACCATTCCGTATAGCATAACCATCAACACCATCAGCGACCTAGGCAATACGGTCTGCGGGATCTACAACGGCCGTTACGTCTGCTCGCCCCGCCATGCCCTCATGAATGTTTCGTTCGTGACTCTGGGTATTACCATGATGATTGGCGCAGTTTTGATCTACCAGGAATTCCGAGAGAACTTGGGCGGGCTAATTGGTTTTAGTTTTATGGGTCTGGCCGGGTTGGGCACCATTTTGGTCGGGCTATTTCCCGAAAACGTTAACGCCACTTGGCACCAGCTTGGCGCTGCCTTGCCATTCTTTGTCGGCAATTTAAGTATGATTATCCTGGGGCTTAGCCTTGACATTCCCAGGCCTTTGAAAATTTACACCCTTTTCTCTGGTTTCATTTCTCTAACTGCGGCGGTACTATTTACCAGCCATCATTTCTTGAGTTTGGGTGGTGGTGGGATGGAAAGAATCGCCGCCTACCCGCAGACTATGTGGATAATAGTATTTGGTCTCTATATCTCAACCAACCACCTGAAGGCTGCTAATCAAGCC
- a CDS encoding phosphoglycerate kinase, whose protein sequence is MRLKSVEDLDVRGRVVLLRAALNVPIEKRKVKDTQRLRAALPTIQYLIKHQAKVVLISHLSKEGESLAPVAPVLSRLLKRAVAFVPDSTGPAVEQTIADMEPGHVIMLENLRLKKGEEANDAKFAKSLAALGDAYVDDDFTVMHRSHASVVGLPKLLPAAAGFLVQKEVEAITSALDNPKRPLFAIVGGAKISTKIPLIENLLKKVDGMLIGGAMANTFIAADGGEVGKSLYEKDQMQLTRDISAEATKRKVSLILPVDVVVASSLGPRAKATVKNLDEVSTGDIIADIGPATTAKATQAIKSAGTIIWNGPVGVAEFNQFAKSSKKLARAIAATSATSIIGGGDTAAFLDKIHMADDFSFVSTGGGAGLELMAGNKLPGLEPLIKK, encoded by the coding sequence ATGCGGCTTAAATCGGTTGAAGATCTAGATGTCCGGGGCCGGGTGGTCTTGCTCAGAGCGGCTTTGAACGTCCCAATCGAAAAGCGCAAAGTCAAAGACACCCAGCGCCTGCGAGCCGCTCTGCCAACCATTCAATATTTAATTAAACACCAAGCCAAAGTCGTTTTAATTAGTCATTTGAGTAAGGAGGGGGAAAGTTTGGCTCCGGTTGCGCCAGTGCTGTCGCGCTTGCTCAAACGAGCCGTGGCTTTTGTGCCGGATTCAACCGGACCCGCAGTCGAGCAAACTATTGCCGATATGGAACCAGGTCATGTCATCATGCTCGAAAACTTGCGCCTGAAAAAGGGCGAGGAAGCCAATGATGCTAAGTTTGCTAAGTCCCTGGCAGCTTTAGGTGACGCTTATGTTGATGATGATTTTACCGTTATGCATCGCTCTCACGCTTCAGTCGTCGGTTTACCCAAACTGCTACCCGCGGCCGCTGGTTTTTTAGTCCAAAAGGAAGTCGAGGCTATCACTTCGGCTCTGGATAATCCCAAACGACCACTATTTGCCATCGTTGGTGGAGCCAAAATTTCAACTAAAATTCCCTTGATTGAAAACCTGCTCAAAAAAGTTGACGGCATGTTAATCGGCGGTGCTATGGCCAACACTTTCATTGCGGCCGACGGCGGGGAAGTCGGTAAGAGTCTCTATGAAAAGGACCAGATGCAGTTGACGCGTGATATTAGCGCCGAAGCCACGAAGCGCAAAGTCAGCCTAATTTTGCCAGTAGACGTGGTAGTAGCGAGCTCACTAGGACCGCGCGCTAAGGCTACCGTTAAAAACTTGGACGAAGTATCAACTGGCGACATCATTGCCGATATCGGTCCGGCCACTACAGCCAAAGCCACTCAAGCTATCAAGTCAGCCGGCACTATTATCTGGAATGGCCCGGTCGGTGTGGCTGAATTTAACCAGTTTGCCAAAAGTTCCAAAAAACTGGCCCGGGCTATTGCGGCAACTTCGGCCACCAGCATTATTGGCGGTGGCGATACGGCGGCATTCCTGGATAAAATTCATATGGCCGATGATTTTAGCTTTGTTTCCACTGGTGGTGGAGCTGGACTAGAATTAATGGCTGGTAATAAATTACCCGGCTTGGAGCCGCTAATCAAAAAGTAG
- a CDS encoding ABC transporter ATP-binding protein, which yields MNVISVQDVTKDFGSTKALRGINLTVESGQVFGFLGPNGAGKTTMIRAMMDFIRPTSGSIRIFGADSQSASADLKQKIGFLSADNALYPHWTGRTHIDFAARLSGKGQYVDEIVRRLDLNLSAKAGQLSSGNKQKLALALAVVGDPELLIMDEPTRGLDPLLQNELYSTLGEFKAKGGTIFLSSHNLGEVQRICDTVAVINRGKLVAEKSMNDFRDMHVHMVSVVVAKTVDPKQFNLKNVDVVSSQGSSLTLKVRGDINPILSQLSQLDVKDLEVSHLSLEEVFMELYK from the coding sequence ATGAATGTCATTTCGGTCCAGGATGTTACTAAAGATTTTGGCTCAACCAAGGCTTTGCGGGGTATCAACTTGACGGTCGAATCAGGTCAGGTCTTCGGCTTTCTGGGTCCCAATGGCGCCGGTAAGACCACCATGATTCGAGCCATGATGGACTTCATCCGCCCGACCAGTGGCAGTATTCGAATCTTTGGGGCTGATTCCCAATCCGCCAGCGCGGACTTGAAGCAAAAAATTGGCTTTCTGTCAGCCGATAACGCCCTCTACCCCCATTGGACTGGCCGTACCCATATTGATTTCGCTGCTCGCCTGTCCGGCAAGGGCCAATACGTTGACGAAATAGTTCGCCGGCTCGATTTGAACTTGAGCGCCAAGGCCGGCCAGCTTTCAAGTGGCAATAAGCAAAAATTAGCTCTGGCTTTGGCTGTAGTCGGTGATCCTGAGCTTTTGATTATGGACGAGCCGACGAGGGGATTGGATCCGCTACTTCAAAATGAGCTCTACTCCACCTTGGGTGAATTCAAAGCTAAGGGCGGTACCATTTTTCTTTCGAGTCATAACCTGGGCGAAGTCCAACGTATTTGCGACACTGTCGCAGTTATTAATCGGGGAAAGTTAGTGGCCGAAAAATCTATGAACGACTTCCGTGATATGCATGTTCATATGGTTAGTGTGGTGGTAGCCAAAACCGTTGACCCTAAGCAATTTAATTTGAAAAACGTCGATGTTGTCTCCAGTCAAGGATCATCTCTAACCCTAAAAGTCCGCGGCGATATCAACCCAATATTATCCCAACTAAGCCAATTGGATGTTAAAGACCTAGAGGTTAGCCACTTAAGTTTAGAAGAAGTCTTTATGGAGCTGTATAAGTGA
- a CDS encoding ABC transporter permease subunit gives MNRVWVIIRRDQADRKVSLIIYCAVILAFITLYSSLYPSIHSQAANLNQLLKSYPKSLASAFNLEDLSFDTLEKYIAAEIFSFSWLILTIILMLSRAANALAGEVERGTMSFLLSQPIKRLQLFAARYLSNLITLLIFTVVSVLGIIPIASAFGNHPMAGRFVELLWPTLMFGWTIMALGMMLSSFFNERSRVYFVAGGMLMIMYVLNIVAGLKDSLKWVGKISVFHYFNPQQVLVHGHQNSALFLVFSLSIGATTSIGAWWFNRRDLSV, from the coding sequence GTGAATCGGGTCTGGGTCATCATTCGCCGCGATCAAGCTGATCGCAAGGTTTCATTGATTATCTATTGCGCCGTTATTCTAGCCTTCATCACTCTCTATTCCTCGCTCTACCCTTCGATTCACAGCCAGGCCGCTAATTTGAATCAGCTTTTGAAATCCTACCCCAAAAGCCTGGCCAGCGCCTTTAACCTCGAAGACCTATCATTTGATACCCTGGAAAAATACATTGCGGCTGAAATCTTTAGTTTTTCCTGGTTGATTCTGACCATTATATTAATGTTATCGCGGGCGGCCAACGCTCTAGCGGGCGAAGTCGAACGCGGCACTATGAGCTTTCTATTATCGCAGCCGATTAAGCGCCTACAACTTTTTGCCGCTAGGTACTTATCCAACTTGATTACGCTACTAATCTTTACGGTTGTTTCAGTTCTCGGCATCATCCCAATCGCTAGCGCCTTCGGCAATCACCCCATGGCCGGGCGTTTTGTAGAGCTGCTTTGGCCAACCTTGATGTTTGGTTGGACGATAATGGCTCTCGGCATGATGCTCTCAAGCTTCTTTAATGAGCGCTCTCGAGTCTATTTTGTAGCCGGCGGTATGCTTATGATCATGTATGTTCTAAATATCGTAGCCGGCCTCAAGGATAGTCTGAAGTGGGTGGGTAAAATTTCGGTTTTTCACTACTTCAATCCGCAGCAAGTCTTGGTTCACGGCCACCAAAACAGCGCTCTGTTTTTGGTTTTTAGCTTGAGTATTGGGGCTACTACCAGCATCGGAGCTTGGTGGTTCAACCGTCGGGACCTGTCGGTTTAA
- a CDS encoding dihydroorotase family protein — protein sequence MTEIIKLPGLVDLHVHLRDPGQTQKEDFYTGTQAALAGGYTAVYDMPNNAEAITTVKLLKAKIASARRQIVADVGFHFGSLGDNLDQFAGAMKLTSGLKLYLNVTTGNYLLDPAHLEKIFRAWSSPKPILLHAEADVIKTALKVTAKTGQATHVCHVSSRAELLPILEAKKAGLPVSCGITPHHLFLNASDEKRLGNYGMMKPSLKPQADVDYLWSNLDQVDAIESDHAPHTRSEKDEGAFGVPGLETTLPLLLQAEREGKISREAIIAKCSTNPRKIIGLKADPTSHVEVSAGEFVIKNEDLKTKCGWSPFAGQTAFGRVQKVILRGQTVFENDEVMAKPGSGRIL from the coding sequence ATGACTGAAATTATCAAGCTCCCCGGCCTAGTTGATTTGCATGTCCACTTGCGCGATCCCGGCCAAACCCAAAAAGAGGATTTCTACACCGGCACCCAAGCCGCCTTAGCCGGTGGCTATACTGCCGTCTACGATATGCCTAATAATGCCGAAGCTATTACCACCGTCAAGCTGTTAAAAGCTAAAATCGCCTCGGCTAGGCGTCAGATCGTAGCCGACGTTGGTTTTCACTTTGGATCGCTAGGCGATAATTTGGACCAGTTCGCTGGAGCCATGAAATTAACGTCGGGTCTGAAGCTGTATCTAAACGTCACCACCGGCAATTATTTGCTCGACCCAGCCCACCTCGAAAAAATCTTTAGGGCTTGGAGTAGCCCTAAACCAATTCTGCTGCACGCTGAGGCGGACGTCATCAAAACAGCGCTGAAAGTGACGGCCAAAACCGGCCAAGCCACCCACGTTTGCCACGTTTCCAGTCGGGCTGAGTTACTGCCAATTCTTGAGGCCAAAAAAGCCGGCTTGCCGGTTAGTTGCGGCATCACGCCCCACCATTTGTTTTTGAACGCCAGCGACGAAAAGCGTTTGGGTAATTATGGCATGATGAAGCCATCACTCAAACCCCAAGCTGACGTTGATTATCTGTGGTCAAACCTCGACCAAGTTGACGCCATCGAAAGCGATCATGCTCCGCACACGCGAAGCGAAAAAGACGAAGGCGCCTTTGGGGTGCCGGGGTTGGAAACAACCCTGCCGCTACTTTTGCAGGCTGAGCGTGAGGGTAAAATTAGCCGCGAAGCTATCATCGCTAAATGCTCCACCAACCCGCGTAAAATTATTGGCCTGAAGGCTGATCCGACCAGCCACGTCGAGGTCAGCGCCGGGGAGTTCGTCATCAAGAACGAGGATCTTAAAACCAAGTGCGGTTGGAGCCCCTTTGCCGGCCAAACGGCTTTCGGGCGGGTTCAAAAAGTGATTTTGCGCGGCCAAACGGTTTTTGAGAATGATGAAGTGATGGCTAAACCTGGCAGCGGCCGGATTTTATAA